CCCTTTTAAAGACATTGAACACAGAATGATAAAATGTATTGATCAAGCAAGTTAATTATAGAAAACTCGTATGACTTCGGCATAGTGCCGGAGTCATATTAGTTTTCTAATACATAAGGAAAGTTTGCTAACTTTATACATGTCTTCCTAAGCCATGGAAAATGTGAGAAGATGAAAGAATTCACGTGAAATATTTAAATAGTATTTGTTTGAAGAAAGGAAACAAAATGAAAGATTTTAGTACATATATTAAAGAGTCTCACTTGAATTGCAGGAATCTCTTTAACATGAACCCAGAAGAAACTCCATCTTTAAAGACTTTTTTAACGAAGGAAGAGCTCTTATCGAGGCAGCAACTGTATTCTAAAGTTCTTAAGGAAGCTAAGCATTTTATGAGAAAGCTTATCCAAAATGTAAATGGGGTTCCTATATTAGTGGTTACCACGGATGATGAAGGGTATTTATTGGATATTTATGGTGATCAAACGATAAAAGGAATGGTAGATAAATTAGGTATTACTGTCGGTGCAAGTTTTAATGAGAAAGATGCAGGTACAAATGCAGTATCACTGGCCTTAAAACATGGTGAACCGGTAGAAGTGATAGGAGATGATCATTTTCATTACTGCTTATCAGAAACAGCTTGCTATTCCGCTCCATTTTCTTATGCTGAGGATGGGATGCTTGCAGGTACCATTTCTATTATGTCGACAATCGAGCATGCAAGTCCATTTCACCTTGGAATGCTTATATCTGTCGTAGATACCATTGAAAGAGAAATTCAATTACAGCAAAAAAATCACAAGCTTGATTTATTAAATCAGTTTATCATTAGTTCTACTCCTTTAGGGGTAGTCATGACGGAGAAAGATGGCAGCTTTTTAGAATTTAATGCAGGAGCAGAAGAAATCACAGGAGTTCATAAAGATCAAATATTAGCAGGAGAGACAGAGCGGATTAAAGAAGTTTTTGAATATATCACCTACGTGCTTGAATCAGGCAGCAAAGTGGAAAATGTAGAGATCACTTTTCCTGTAAACCAATCAAACCGACAAAAGTTATGTCTTCTAGATGTTTTCCCACTTTATGACGAAGACCAAATGATAGGTACGTTTGCTCAGTTTCGAGATTTAACATCGTATCACGAATTGCAGCAGCAAGTGATTCAATCAGAAAAATTATCAGCTATAGGGAAATTAGGTACGGGATTAGCTCATGAAATAAGAAATCCGCTCACTTCTATTATCGGTCTTACACAGCTTCTTAAAGAAAATAACAATCAAAATAAATATCTCGAAGTTATCACAGCCGAATTAGAAAGAATGAAAAGCTTAGTGAACCAATTTGTTTCATTAGGAAAACCTGTCAAAGTAAATCGGGAAAATTGTGATGTGTGTGAACTGGTTCATAACACCGTTGAATTGATGACAAGCGATGCACGTCTTCATAACTGTAAAATTTATTTTGAATCTTGTGTTTCTTATTGCAACCTAAAAATAGATGAATCCCAAATGAAGCAAGTACTTATTAATTTTATTAAAAATGCCTTTGAAGCAATGCCGGATGGCGGGAGAATAGACATTAAACTGTATTCTAACCCTGAACAAAATAAATTTCATATCGATATCTCGGATGAAGGAGAAGGGATGACGCAAGAGGAAATTGAACACATAGGAACACCATTTTTTACTACAAAACAAAGTGGACTTGGTATGGGGCTGCCAGTCTGTTTTGATATTATCAAATCCCACCAAGGTAAAATTGAAATAGATTCTAAAAAAGGTTACGGAACCACTATTCAAGTGATTCTTCCCATTAACCATTTAAAAGAGATAGATGTATTGGAGAAAAGTTTCTAGTGTTTCAGGCAAGGAAAATATTTCAATATACTGGTAAGCACAATTAGGAAGAGTGGATTCGTTGCAGCAAGTAATTCGTTTTGCTTTGTTTGCGTATACTGCAACGATATCCTTCACTCCTCCTCTCTTAGTCAATATAAAACTAACTAACGTTGCGTTTTAGTGTTGTTATGAAGGAGGTTATGACGGATACGGGTTGTACATGTCCGGTAACACGACGCGGTTCATATACTTGTGAAAGCCCCATTCCCCGGATGCTATTATGACAGCAGAAATGAACGCTAATCCAAAAGGCACGCCGGCTCCAAATACAGGAATGGCTGCCAGCCAAACCATTAACAGAACAACTCCAAAATCGCTCAGTGTAGCAATGGTATTGTTGGTCATTTTTAAAATGAAAAGATCACCTGCTATATAAGACACTGCAATGACTAATAAAGATAGAATGATAGTGTTCCAAATAGAGTAAGTGCTGATTCCGCTGAATATGATTAGAAGAACAACGGCAACCATAGGAATTTTTATGCCTAGTGCTTACACGTGTATCATCTCATTCCACCTCCTAATGAAAAAATTTACCTTTTCTTATTCTTTTCAAACCTTTGATTTCTTCCGATAAAACAAGAGCGGCGTGAAAGGGGAAGATGAATGAGCGGCGTTTATTACAGTATTATATCTTTGTTGTTAGGCCTGTCACTAACCGTTATAGCAGGTGTATTCCTTTACGCCGTTCGTGTAGAAGTTCCAGAGGGAGAATGGAGGAAACTATACAACGCCATTAGCATATTTATTGTGTTATTAATATTATTCATAACCATGTTTTATCTTTTTTCTAGTTCCTAAATATCCCACAATGTGCTCTTTTCATTTAATCAAACGTTTGATTAACGACCGGATGTTAATGGCCTTGCCAGATATGGACACAGGCTGCAACTCTCTGCGCCGCCAAAAAAATGTTAGAATATATATAACGAACATTCTGATAATTAATCTAGGTCTCTTGTATAATAATAATTACAATGAGAAAAGTTAACATACCTGTTATATGACTGATTGTTTCTTTTTATACTTGTACTTGCGGCAAACCAAGTTTTTCTACAAGAACGGCAGCTTTTATCTTTGCTAGGCGAAGATCGAAAGAACCGGAGAAGTGACAGTAGTCTGTCTATGGCTATGCATTTCTTCGGTTTTTTTTTAATATCAAAAAATGTTGAGAAAGGGAGAGGGAAAAAGATGGACCGAATTCTTATCCAAAATGCCGAAATAATAACGATGAATGAAGAATGTGACATCGTATATGGAGATTTACTTATAGAAGGAAATAAAATTTCAAAAATAGGAAAGAACTTATCGGATCACTTTACTGCCGAAACAGAAATTATTCATGCAGATGGGAAAACCGTTTTGCCTGGATTTGTGCAAACCCACATTCATTTGTGTCAAACCTTATTTCGAGGTCAGGCCGATGACATGGAACTGCTGGATTGGTTAAAAAAGAAACTGTGGCCGCTAGAAGCTGCTCATGATAAAGAATCTCTCTATTATTCAGCTATGCTGGGACTTGGAGAATTAATTCAAGGTGGAACGACAACGATTATGGATATGGAAACGGTAAATCATACAGATTCTGCCTTTGAAGCGATGGCTCAATCGGGAATAAGGGCTTTATCAGGAAAAGTAATGATGGACCTCGGAGATGATCTTCCGCCTGCCCTATTAGAAAAAACAGAGGATTCGATCTCTCAAAGTGTCGACCTTTTGAAAAAATGGCATGGGCATGATAATGGCCGTATTCAATATGTGTTCTGTCCCCGTTTTGTCGTTTCATGTACAGAAGAATTGTTAAAGCAAGTCCGTGACTTATCACAGAAATATAATGTGTTCGTTCACACACATGCTTCAGAAAACCGTGAAGAGGTTAGGATTGTGGAAGAACGGCATGGAATGAGAAACGTCGAGTATTTGGACCATATCGGATTGGCTAATGAACGTTTGGTACTTGCACATTGTATTTGGCTGAATGAAAGAGAAAAACAAATAATAAATGACCGTAAAGTGAAGATGACCCATTGTCCTGGCTCTAACTTAAAGCTGGCCTCTGGAATTGCAGACGTCTATGAATTATCGCAAAACGGTTCATCTATTAGTCTGGGGGCAGACGGTGCGCCTTGCAACAATAACTTAAACATGTTTAATGAAATGCGCCTTGCTGCATTACTCCCTAAACCGTATCACGGCTCCACTTCTATGCCAGCTGGGGAAGTCTTAAAAATGGCTACAATCGGAGGGGCAAAAGCAGTAGGTTTAGAAGAAGAAATCGGCAGTATTGAAGAAGGGAAGAAAGCTGATCTATTTCTACTTAATTTAAGAGATTTTCATAGTTTTCCATCAGAAACGGTAGACCCGATTTCAAGAGTTGTATACTCTGCTTCTTCTCACGATGTGGAAACCACAATCATTGATGGCCGCGTGGTGATGAAAGAT
This DNA window, taken from Alteribacillus bidgolensis, encodes the following:
- a CDS encoding ATP-binding protein produces the protein MRKLIQNVNGVPILVVTTDDEGYLLDIYGDQTIKGMVDKLGITVGASFNEKDAGTNAVSLALKHGEPVEVIGDDHFHYCLSETACYSAPFSYAEDGMLAGTISIMSTIEHASPFHLGMLISVVDTIEREIQLQQKNHKLDLLNQFIISSTPLGVVMTEKDGSFLEFNAGAEEITGVHKDQILAGETERIKEVFEYITYVLESGSKVENVEITFPVNQSNRQKLCLLDVFPLYDEDQMIGTFAQFRDLTSYHELQQQVIQSEKLSAIGKLGTGLAHEIRNPLTSIIGLTQLLKENNNQNKYLEVITAELERMKSLVNQFVSLGKPVKVNRENCDVCELVHNTVELMTSDARLHNCKIYFESCVSYCNLKIDESQMKQVLINFIKNAFEAMPDGGRIDIKLYSNPEQNKFHIDISDEGEGMTQEEIEHIGTPFFTTKQSGLGMGLPVCFDIIKSHQGKIEIDSKKGYGTTIQVILPINHLKEIDVLEKSF
- a CDS encoding DUF2512 family protein; translation: MKIPMVAVVLLIIFSGISTYSIWNTIILSLLVIAVSYIAGDLFILKMTNNTIATLSDFGVVLLMVWLAAIPVFGAGVPFGLAFISAVIIASGEWGFHKYMNRVVLPDMYNPYPS
- a CDS encoding 5'-deoxyadenosine deaminase translates to MDRILIQNAEIITMNEECDIVYGDLLIEGNKISKIGKNLSDHFTAETEIIHADGKTVLPGFVQTHIHLCQTLFRGQADDMELLDWLKKKLWPLEAAHDKESLYYSAMLGLGELIQGGTTTIMDMETVNHTDSAFEAMAQSGIRALSGKVMMDLGDDLPPALLEKTEDSISQSVDLLKKWHGHDNGRIQYVFCPRFVVSCTEELLKQVRDLSQKYNVFVHTHASENREEVRIVEERHGMRNVEYLDHIGLANERLVLAHCIWLNEREKQIINDRKVKMTHCPGSNLKLASGIADVYELSQNGSSISLGADGAPCNNNLNMFNEMRLAALLPKPYHGSTSMPAGEVLKMATIGGAKAVGLEEEIGSIEEGKKADLFLLNLRDFHSFPSETVDPISRVVYSASSHDVETTIIDGRVVMKDRQLKTINKENTLLQSNVSIKRLVSQLSRTV